In the genome of Candidatus Ornithobacterium hominis, the window GAAATTTTTAAAGGCTTTTAAAATAGAAGAAACCTTCCAGATAAAAATTCCAGAATTCCATAGAAAATCACCCGATTGCATAAATTTTTTAGCCATATTTAGATTAGGCTTTTCTGTAAAGGTTTTCACAGATTTTATCTTTTCACCATTTTCGATAAATTGAATGTAACCATAGCCAGTATCAGGGCGTGTTGGGTTAATGCCCAACGTGTAAAGAAAATCATTGGCTTGTGCAGAAGCTAAGCCCAGTTTAGCATCTTTCACAAAATCATCAGTATCTAAAATTAAATGGTCTGACGGGCAGATGAGCAAAGTAGCATTTTCATCCAATTGCTTAATTTTAAATGCTGAGTAGAGAGAGCAAGGAGCAGTATTCATCCCAAACGGCTCGGCGATGATTTGCTTCCTATCAATCGCTGGCAGTTGATCTTGAGTCAAATTTACATAATCCTGATCTGTAATGACAAAGATTTTATCAGAAGACGTAATCTTCAGCAATCGCTCATAGGTTTGTTGAATCAAAGTTTTACCTACGCCCAGCACATCGTGAAATTGCTTAGGACTTTTGGTTGTGCTCATGGGCCAAAACCTACTACCTACGCCACCAGCCATGATTACACAATAAATATTTTGATACTTAATCATCATTATCAATTAATTTCACCAGAGCCAAGCCATCAATTATATAAGACTTACCACTGATTTGTTCGGTGCAAATATATTTTATTTTTCTTTTTTCACCTTTCAAGAACTT includes:
- a CDS encoding mannose-1-phosphate guanylyltransferase yields the protein MMIKYQNIYCVIMAGGVGSRFWPMSTTKSPKQFHDVLGVGKTLIQQTYERLLKITSSDKIFVITDQDYVNLTQDQLPAIDRKQIIAEPFGMNTAPCSLYSAFKIKQLDENATLLICPSDHLILDTDDFVKDAKLGLASAQANDFLYTLGINPTRPDTGYGYIQFIENGEKIKSVKTFTEKPNLNMAKKFMQSGDFLWNSGIFIWKVSSILKAFKNFLPDMYSSFLSIEDKMNREDEFEQVKRVYPTLHKISIDVGILEKAKNVKVIKSNFGWSDLGTWDALYERGMKDDKKNVTFGEHVFFYNSQGNMIFAKKNKAVVIDGLEDYIVVDTANGLLITPLNKTQEVKTYVNDLRLNKKNNFL